ATCACAGAAGAAATGATCAATTACTTTGGGGCCACAGAAATGTAACTGGCAAACCAGAAAGAGAGTTGTTAACATTGACATAAAACCACCTACCCACGACCAGATGACCAGCTCTTGGCAAACTTTTAAATTCATGAAAGAGGCATAATGTAGTGGGTTACAAATGGCCATGTAACGGTCATAGGACATTACTGCCAGTAGAAAACACTCGGTTGCTCCTAGAGAACCACACACATAAAACTGTGCAAGGCAGGTAGTGAGATACATGGTGGCGCCCTCTGCCAATAAAACATGTAGAAACTTAGGTATCAGGTTGGTTGTAAACATGATTTCAGAAAAGGATAGACTGCAGAGGAAAAAGAACATTGGAGTGTGAAGGTGATCACTGGATGAAACCAATGAAATGACTAGCACATTCACCATTAATATCATAATGTATATTATCAATAGCAAAATAAAGACAATGACCTTGGCTCCTTGTAGATTTTGCAATCCTACTATCCAAACATCTTCGATTCTGGTATAGTTTTCTTCATGCATTTTCTGCGGGAAGATATTAAAATACTATGAGTACATCATTTCAAACTCCCAATGTTATCTCCTATACTCTATGGATACTTGTATTTGATCTCATCACAGATGGGATTCATAATGAAAGATGTACACTGTATGTGTTGCTATATAGCCACAAAAACTTGGTTGGgtaatttttttaattcttgttttctGTTCCTTTAATTTTTCTATTTAATTTTCTTTGCCATAATGCTCAATAACGATTATATTTTGATAGTTTAGACAAAAAGTAGTTGGTAAAAAACAATGAAAAGTTTAATAGAGGTGTCAGAACCTTTTcttaaataaaatgtatacaatatgaATTGGCCAAAATATAGAACAAAACATTTTAAGAGTAAAACTGTAACTACACAATCAATGTGCATAGAGCGTTTATGGGACGCTGCATTAAAATTGATACTAGGAGATACATTTGAATGCGAGTTTAAGCATTGTTTCAAACCAGCTTATGGTTAGGGAAGAGAGAAGATCAAAGGCGTAGGATAACAGTGAGCGAAAAATATTGCGGGAAATCAATCGGTTGAAAGAATATAAAGATTTTATTCTGGACATACCAAAAATATTGTATTCAAACATGTCCAGAATAAAGTCTTAATATTCTTTCAACCGATTGATTTTCCACGACATTTGTTGCTGCCTTTAACTCCCTACGCCTTTTTGTTTTCTCTGTACTCTACCACTTCTCTGGAGACACACCACTGGTATCCAAGTAGCCGCTACACTGCAACCCTGTGAGACTATGGTGATACAAGAACAGCCACTGTCTAAACTGAACAGGACAAAGATCCTCACAATCACCCATGATCCCGAGTTCCTCATAGAAGGTTAGTAGGTTACCTTTTCATCATAGGGTGCAGGTAGGTGAGTTAACCATATGTTGCCTCCAATACATGTTATTCTAAGCTGTTAATCCCTCATGTAAGCAGCGTTATGATCTATTTGAATATTGTGCTTTGCCCATTTATGGAGCATCAGACAGTTTCTTGTTACCTTGTTATTAGGGAAGAGTTTGTATAGAGATAAATGAGGAGTTATTGGCCAACATAATATAATTGGATTTATGATTACACATGatatagttgcatagttacatagtagacaaggttgaaaaaaagacaaatgtccattaaattcaacctatgctaaatttagacgacatatacttatcctatatttgcatttacagtattttgatccagaggtagGCAAACAACCCCCTGCCCCAACAGTGAAACATCAATCAATGATACATCTAAGGGGGAAACTAAATTCCATCCTTActccaacatccttcccatgtctaCTTATTAGgtaaatccctgtatacttttcctttgtaaaaaaaatgaccaacctttttttgaagacatctattgtatctgccatcacagtctccatgggtaatgaattctatatttaactgaccttactgtaaagaaccctttcctttgttgcttattgaaatctcctttcctccaaccttaagggatgacccagtgtCATGTGTATTGCCCTTGgtatgaatagttcttttaaaagctccttgtattgaccctgaatatatttgtatatactgtagttatcatatccacaCAGGCGAAGACTATATTGGGTGTGAACAACTAACACCACCTCTATGAGTGGTGGCCACAGTGCACGACCGCGTGAGCAATGACGAGAGACCGCGCGGACGAATTTTGAGCCAACAAAATATTTCGTTTTTTTTCACGTCATAgcaaggtcacgtgagcggttcagccaatgagagcgaaccagccttGTGACATTACAGCCACACCTCCCCATCACCTGAGATCCCAGTGCAGGGATCGCTCGAGCGACAGTCGCGTGCGACTCCATGCTCTCTGTCACATGTGCGCTTGCTATAAACAAAGCCTTAGATGCTTCTttgctaatgtaaacaaatctaatttagctagcctctcctcataagtcagatgtTCATCCTCTTTATGTATTTGGAATCTCTTCTCTGCATTTTTTCTAGTTCCAAAATggctttttttatggagtggtgaccaaaactgtactccatattcaaggtgtgttcttactaatgctttatactgtACAGAGGCATAATTATGcctacttcctttccatccattaCCCATTTAATGGATGTTAAGATCTTATTTTTCTATTGCTAACCCTACACTGCTAAATCTTTTTCCATCAAGGATTTTCCTTATATtcccccatttcatttgtaactcaactgtttattcttgtttcccaaatgcatagcgttacatttattttttattaagtcTGCCATTTACTTGCTCAAGTTtctagtctatccaagtccttctggagagaaattgtacccttctctgattctactactttccacaatttagtgttatcagcaaagatggagtctTTGCTCTTTATGCCAATCTCaaagtaattaataaacaagttaaaaagcaagagTACCAGTACCAattcctgaggtactccacttacaagtttagcccaacctgaaaatatCCATATATAACAACTCTGTTGTCTctacttcaaccagttttcaatccaggtgcaaatatttttactgagtccaagttcctttattttgtacactaacctcttgtgtggaaccgtatcaaaaacctttgaaaaatctaagtagaccatatcaactgcattaccctggtctaaattcctacttgcctcctcaaagaaatgaataaggttagtttgatactacctatccttcataaatccatgctgactattactaatacatattttttatccattaggtattcctgaatattatcccgtactataccttcaagtagcttccccactattaatgtcaggcttacaggtctgtaatttcctagttgtgatctagttccctttttaaatataggcaccacgtcggGATTATGCCAATCTAATGTTATTGAGCCTGAGAAATggaatccttgaatattaaatgtaatggtttggctattactgaacttagctccttaagaactcttggatgtatgccatcgcggccaggtaccttatttactttcattttatcaagccacctatgcaCTTCTAAgccagttaaccaattgtttgttaatatagaggttttggcttcctcctgcggcactatttttgcaattggttcttccttggtaaacacagaggcaaataatttgtttaatacctctgctttttcactatctccaataatttgcctgcccttctcacactgaaagggtcctatatttaattttctaatatttttattattaaggtacttaaagaactttttagggttgatcttactttctaatgcaatctttttttcattatccatttttgctaatttgattgcccttttgcaatttttgttacattccttataattctgatacaatacctccgtcccttctgacttcaagaatctaaacgcttgcctcttcttttccatttcctccccatacaacaaaagacaggggtgcccaatgctacatctaattgacaaaacatatatgttaataagtataacatttaaatacttcaataataataataataataataataacttggttatttagtttaaccctttggccaaagcgtcgtaagcctgcacaccaaacgtcaaggtataaccaaaaatgcaggtcctacactacactgtgaacccttccttttacctctgtaggaagggaaagaaccatagtaagtcctgttcttgcagcaaaatgatagacctcccaagttaaaaaggtggggaggagtgagctctggggggaggtgccacctacctccttACAACTGTTACctgtcagaaattgattaacatacatagcccagt
The Ascaphus truei isolate aAscTru1 chromosome 13, aAscTru1.hap1, whole genome shotgun sequence DNA segment above includes these coding regions:
- the LOC142464591 gene encoding olfactory receptor 11L1-like, producing the protein MHEENYTRIEDVWIVGLQNLQGAKVIVFILLLIIYIMILMVNVLVISLVSSSDHLHTPMFFFLCSLSFSEIMFTTNLIPKFLHVLLAEGATMYLTTCLAQFYVCGSLGATECFLLAVMSYDRYMAICNPLHYASFMNLKVCQELVIWSWVGGFMSMLTTLFLVCQLHFCGPKVIDHFFCDFTPIIELSCSDTYVVKIETYVFSSSVTLFPFVFVIGTYVCIILAILRIPSSTGRQKTFSTCSSHLAVVATYYGTLIAVYVVPNRGLSSTMNKILSLMYTLVTPLFNPIIYSLRNREIRAGLQRRIAGIL